The nucleotide sequence ACCGCCGCAGCCGGTCAGGATCAGGACCGGCCGCGGACCGGCCGGCGCGTTTTCCCCGCGCGGTTCGGTCAGCTCGCCGATCAGCTCCAGGACCGACGTCCGGCCCACGAACATAGGTCCCCCTCGACACATTCGCACTTCGCCGTTCCCCCGCGAAGACCGGCACTTTATCGTTTTCGAGCCGGTCGGCGGGCAAGAATGGCGCGAAGCTGACGAAGGTCAGCCGAACGCCGGGCCGATGACCTGAATGCCGCAGTGCCCGGCACGCGGAGTAACCGGTTCTGCCGGATGGCTGCCGGGGTGGGCGGCCTCCGCGGTGTGCGGCCGGTCCCGGCCCTCGCGTCATTCCTGCGTGGCGCGCACCGCCGGCCTGACGAATTCTTCGGCGAACTCGCGGAAGGTGGTGGGCGTGGTGTTCTCCGGGGTGCGCGGCGTGGCGTTGTTGATGCCGCGTTCGCCGGCGAGGTCCATGTCCACCACGGACCGGGCCATCGCCTCGGAGAACCCGCGGCCGACGAGGAACGGCCCGACCGCTGCGCGGTCTCCGCGCCGGAACCGGACGGGCGTGCCCAGCACGTCGGTCAGGACGTCGGCGATTTCCTGGTGCGAAAGGTCTTCGCCGCCGCGCACCTCGACCGAGTCCTGCCCGGTCCAGGTGCGGTCGCGAAGGTACCCGGCGGCGAGCGCCGCGATGTCCTTCGTCGCGATCCAGGGCATCCGGAACCCGGCGGGCACGGTGCCGGAAACCTCTCCCTCCCTGATCGAGGCCACCTGCCGGAGGACGTTGTCCATGAAGGTGGGCAGGGCCAGGGCGCGCACGTGCGCGCCCGTGCTGCGGAAGAGGTCCTCCATCGCGTGCGACGCGGACACGTGGCCGGCGTAGATCTGCGATCCGCGCCCGAGTGCGGAGACGATCACGACGCGCGGCACCGCGTGGCGCACGACGGCGTCGGCGCCCGGGATCGAGGCGGTCACGTAAGCCTCGTAGGGACTGCTCGCGGTCGGGGCCGCCGGCAT is from Amycolatopsis mediterranei and encodes:
- a CDS encoding NAD(P)H-binding protein, which codes for MIVITAPTGQIGSKLVATLLRHDEPVRVVVRDPGRLPAEVRQRAEVVVGSHRDPDVLDRALDGAEALFWLMPAAPTASSPYEAYVTASIPGADAVVRHAVPRVVIVSALGRGSQIYAGHVSASHAMEDLFRSTGAHVRALALPTFMDNVLRQVASIREGEVSGTVPAGFRMPWIATKDIAALAAGYLRDRTWTGQDSVEVRGGEDLSHQEIADVLTDVLGTPVRFRRGDRAAVGPFLVGRGFSEAMARSVVDMDLAGERGINNATPRTPENTTPTTFREFAEEFVRPAVRATQE